In the genome of Candidatus Atribacteria bacterium, one region contains:
- a CDS encoding carbohydrate ABC transporter permease, translated as MKISTQKRTDIILSEAILIIVSLVFILPLILALTMSIQPPFAVFSFPPKILPQGFHLQNYITAFQRVPFFRLFLNSTIVAVMITIGKLVTGALAGYAYANFNFFGKSFSFAFLFATLFLPAEIIMIVPLFSLMVKFGWVNTYWALTIPFMASATNTFLLRQHFMMIPKELEDSARIDGAGPIAYFLKILLPLSKSMLVGVSIINFIYAWNLYLWPLIITMEDKMKTVQVGVKMLIDSEAASDWGVIMAGTVSAVVPTLIVFFVLQSIFVKSLTRSGIKG; from the coding sequence ATGAAAATATCTACTCAAAAACGAACAGATATTATTTTATCCGAAGCAATATTAATCATTGTTTCTCTTGTATTTATATTACCCTTAATCCTTGCATTGACGATGAGTATACAGCCTCCCTTTGCTGTTTTTTCCTTTCCTCCGAAAATTCTTCCTCAAGGATTCCACTTACAAAATTATATTACCGCTTTTCAAAGGGTCCCATTTTTCAGGCTATTTCTGAATAGTACCATAGTAGCAGTGATGATTACTATAGGGAAACTGGTAACCGGTGCTCTCGCCGGATATGCCTATGCTAATTTTAACTTTTTTGGCAAAAGCTTTTCCTTTGCTTTTTTATTTGCCACTTTATTTTTACCGGCTGAAATAATTATGATTGTACCCCTATTTTCCTTAATGGTAAAGTTTGGATGGGTCAATACTTATTGGGCTTTGACTATCCCTTTTATGGCAAGTGCTACCAATACTTTTTTGCTGAGACAGCATTTTATGATGATTCCCAAAGAACTTGAGGATTCAGCAAGAATTGACGGTGCTGGACCCATAGCATATTTTCTAAAAATTCTACTCCCTCTTTCCAAGTCTATGTTGGTCGGTGTATCAATTATTAATTTTATTTATGCCTGGAATCTTTATCTCTGGCCTCTTATCATTACCATGGAAGATAAAATGAAGACCGTTCAGGTTGGAGTAAAGATGTTGATTGACTCTGAAGCAGCAAGCGACTGGGGGGTAATCATGGCCGGAACAGTTTCCGCAGTAGTACCTACATTAATAGTATTTTTCGTGCTTCAATCTATTTTCGTAAAGAGTCTTACCCGATCGGGTATCAAGGGTTAG